Proteins from one Podospora pseudocomata strain CBS 415.72m chromosome 4, whole genome shotgun sequence genomic window:
- a CDS encoding hypothetical protein (COG:L; EggNog:ENOG503P2A7), with translation MSRIEENAPRNMSTSASVQNLNNERNLLIPSENMSTDTLDSGNLIDTATAMSALVDILDGQPTTPPSLYIDLEGVNLSRHGTISILQIYVLPRRQAYLADIHILGEKAFCAPSSATGRTFKDILESETIPKVFFDVRNDSDALFTHFQIRLAGVQDLQLMELATRTFPRRFVCGLARCIERDVSLSATEKSSWLATKERGTRLFAPERGGSYQVFNERPLHVEIRLYCVQDVHLLPRLWAHYDGKLTGVWEGRVREASRDRVALSQTPGFNGKGQHMALAPAGWSWL, from the exons ATGTCTCGAATCGAGGAGAATGCG CCAAGAAACATGTCGACTTCTGCCTCTGTTCAGAATCTGAACAACGAGCGAAACCTGCTGATACCCTCGGAAAACATGAGTACCGACACCCTAGATTCCGGCAATCTCATCGACACCGCTACGGCCATGTCCGCTCTCGTGGATATCCTTGACGGCCAGCCTACTACGCCGCCCTCCCTCTACATCGACCTCGAGGGAGTCAACCTTTCCAGACATGGCACTATATCCATTCTTCAGATCTACGTTCTGCCCCGTCGCCAGGCATACCTCGCcgacatccacatcctcggTGAAAAAGCGTTCTGCGCCCCCAGTTCGGCCACAGGTCGTACCTTCAAGGACATCCTAGAGTCAGAGACCATCCCCAAGGTCTTCTTCGACGTCCGAAACGACTCAGATGCGTTGTTCACCCACTTCCAGATCCGTCTCGCCGGCGTCCAGGACCTGCAACTGATGGAGCTCGCCACGCGCACGTTCCCGCGGAGGTTCGTCTGCGGGCTGGCCCGGTGCATCGAGCGCGATGTCTCTCTGAGCGCAACGGAGAAGAGTTCCTGGCTGGCCACCAAGGAGCGAGGCACCAGGCTTTTTGCGCCCGAGCGTGGGGGAAGTTACCAGGTTTTCAATGAGCGGCCTCTCCATGTGGAAATCCGGCTCTACTGCGTTCAAGAtgtccatctcctccctaGGTTGTGGGCGCACTATGACGGTAAGCTCACAGGAgtttgggaagggagagTGCGTGAGGCTTCGCGGGATAGAGTGGCACTGTCTCAGACGCCTGGCTTCAACGGCAAAGGACAGCATATGGCACTGGCACCAGCTGGTTGGTCTTGGCTGTAA